A genomic window from Pecten maximus chromosome 2, xPecMax1.1, whole genome shotgun sequence includes:
- the LOC117344815 gene encoding phospholipase A and acyltransferase 4-like yields MAATNIDVHHHNATVLNTLNDGDLVEFSRQGMHSHWGVYIGNQQIVHLTGVDGAGTMDASAPGSSFSISGVIFPKACVMIEDFFKVANGCIARRNNGKDSEFSPLHPSEIVRKAMEMIGNIGYNILWYNCEHFATFLRYGKKFSGQVETAAALTGVVCATAVFAGVIIHIIADANKSKNKY; encoded by the exons ATGGCCGCGACAAACATTGATGTACACCACCATAATGCTACAGTTCTCAATACGTTAAATGATGGAGATTTGGTGGAATTTTCAAGACAAGGAATGCATTCTCATTGGGGTGTTTATATAG GAAACCAACAGATTGTACATTTAACTGGAGTAGACGGTGCAGGTACTATGGATGCGTCTGCCCCCGGAAGTTCATTCTCTATTTCTGGGGTGATCTTCCCCAAAGCCTGTGTAATGATCGAGGATTTCTTCAAAGTTGCTAACGGATGTATAGCTAGACGAAACAATGGAAAGGATAGTGAATTCAG TCCACTACACCCAAGCGAAATCGTAAGGAAGGCGATGGAAATGATCGGGAATATTGGCTACAACATCCTATGGTACAATTGTGAGCACTTTGCAACCTTTCTTAGATACGGCAAGAAGTTTTCCGGACAG GTGGAAACAGCAGCAGCTTTGACGGGTGTGGTCTGTGCTACAGCAGTCTTTGCTGGAGTTATCATTCATATAATAGCTGACGCCaataaaagcaaaaacaaatattga